The DNA region TCCACAGATATCTGATCTGTGGGagaacagagcacagcagcgaCTCTTTTATGATCCCAACTTTTGTGTGTAGACTTAATTATCCAGATGACTTATTGCATATTTCTGTGCAAACCCAGTAGAAGGTCCAGCATTTGGTGAATGGCTGAAGTTAGCGTGGGGAATGGAGAACAAACCTAGAGCAGGATATCCCAGGTAGAAGCGGTCTGCTCCCAGCCAGCCCAGAAATAGAGACAGCGCCACGGCCACTTTGTAGGAATAACCGCTCCTGACAGGAGACGACACCAAAATCCATCAAATGGCACTtacaagacacaaaaaaaacttcattaGCTATTAAACACGGAAGCCTAAAACTGACGGGATATTATTAATATCAGGATCAGGATAAGGATATCAAGatgtgatgcagtgtgtgtgtgtgtgtgtgtgtgtgtgtgtgtgtgtgtgtgtgtgtgtgtgtgtgtgtgtgtgtgtgtgtgtgtgtgagagagagagcactcACACGTTCCTGCAGGGGATGGTTTTGTTGAAGCCCACCTCGTCCCCACTGAACCTGAACTCTGTCCCGTTGGAAAGTAGACAGCTGATGTTTGGCGCTGGGAGGCActccactgcaaacacacaaacacacattttcaggaGGTAGACAACCAATAACAGGAGATAGGTTGCAGGCAGATTTTCTATTAATACATCACACTGTGTCTCTCGTGTTTTATGtcgtatgtaaaaaaaaaacaaactcagttGCTACCAGTGATAACTTTGCTCAGTTTTGGTCCGTTATAAATCAGATCCATTATCCAGTGTTAAGGTTTTATCAGCTCAGGTTGGTCAGTGCATTTGTATCTGCTCTTACTTAAATACTCTTACTTTCTGAAGCAATCATATACTGCCTAGCATAGTTTGCACTGAATGGCGTCACACTCACCTAGAGCTATCCTGTCCTTGCAGTTCTCTGGCTCCTGAGTGGCTTCATTGATCCTTGGCCCTCTACACAGATACATGAGCAGAGTGAAGGAGTGCAAATGCTCTGATGACTGGGTTCATACTTTAAAGTTATCCTGTGGCTTCAGTTAATATGCATATCATGGGTCAATGGTTTCCCTTGTGCTGtaatgtttgtctgttgtctgCTGCACATGTTGTAATCCATCACGAACCAAAATGATCTATAATGGAATTCGACAATATTCTGTTACAGTCTGATCTAAAATAGATCATATATGTAACAGCAACAAgaggatgtgtttttttataataatgcGTTGAACATAAAACATCATATACAGATacaatgaataaacacaaaacaagaataaaagttttgtttctttttttgctcAAAGACCCGCAGAAGGTTACAACAGTtctcttctctctgcagctccggTCAAGTCCTGCTGTTCACCTCAACGGTAAACTGGCCCGGACCCATAACACAAGGCCAAACGTCCACGTTTATGTAGAGAGTTCTATGCCTGGATCTGTAGACGTGTTGATTCTTTATACCTTAAACACGTGTATAGTTCGTACGCTGAtcctgattctcagtgtgtAACATTACAACTTCAATAAAACATATGCATTTATCAAATGCAGAAAATAGTCGTAGTGAGAAGTGATGATAAACACCGGTTTGAGATTTTAAAGAAATACGTAGCTCAGACTTAGTCCAGTCTCAAGAGTCAGCTACATCTGAAAAGTAAAACTGTATTTATAGTGTCTTCTATTACTCAGCCAATGTTTATTAACTAGTAATGTTGCTTCTGTTAACATTAAGCTAACGTTAGGCTCGGCTAACACTCTGCTTCCTTTAATCATCCGCCTAAATGGGATAAACTTGGATTCAAGGATATTGTCCAAGCCGGAGGTTCTCGCAGCTGTCCACGTCCTGAGCCAGAACAAGCTTCAAATGGGCATAAGTGCTGTAAAAAAGGAGGCTCCACATCCCGGAGCGTAAACACACCGACCACCTCCGAGACGACGCCATGATTGACTCGGATGTCACGTGACCAGCAGATATCTTCAAAACGCTGGGACAAACGAGTTACTCTCACAAATACAATGCTGTATCATTTCGATATATTAGGGGCCTTATGATTAGGTGTTGACATAAGTTTAATATGTTGAACAGAGTTCTTTATCCATGACGTAAAATGTCCCCTGGATCAGAGTCCttctatttagttatttttattgtgttttataatgacagagacaaaacaacagacaaaaaaggGGACAAGAAAGTAAATAGAAATAGTACAAAGCATTGGCCGATTGCAAAACgcgtaaaaaacaaacatgacttCACACAAGGTTACTAAAAACATTAGTGAAATGAGACATACAACAACTGCACAGAATCAGAAAAACACGGAAACACACATTGTGATTTGTGTTGATTGTGATCAGACAACAAAATATACGACGTCCAATATGTCGTCATATTTCCGACAGCAAGTGAATGCAACATTAAAACGACAGTAATGTCAGACCTGGTCTAGTTTGTGGGAGTTTTAGTCCTGGTCCAAAGCGTCTTCGGTCGGTCTGCTTGTGGTATTTGCTGGTTCGGATGCGGCTTCACCCTGAGACTGTTCATCCGCCCGAAATACAGCGAAGGCGGACTGCGGGGCACCGTTTGCGCGACTAGTGCATCATGCTAACGGCTAGCCGACTGTTCGCTGAGGCTGCGAACTTTTGCAACTGAGAAGACTTTCTTTCGTGTGGTTTTAGTGGCGTCAACAACGGGAGGTGTCAGAGATGTGAAGTTTAACGCGTCATTGTGTTTTCATCACGTCGCAGCTGTTTGGAGCGTCCTCGTTGCTTTCTAACGTTGGCCGCACCTGTTGTGAGCTGAACCTGCTCCGCTTAAACCGTAGTTTGACTGTTAGCGTTGAAACGCGCCGCAAAGCGCTCAATGTTTGGTTTCACCCCCCGGAGCTGCtgagtttcacttcctgttttcacaggTGAGTTTCTCACGCACGCAGTCACAGATTTAACAGCATTAAGGTAGTTAGGAGTTATATTCCCTTCTGTTATTGGCGTGGACGCTGGGGAGAGTTGTGTTGTGTGCCTGTGCACCGGTTCTGGTTCCGTGAGTGTGTGACGAAGCGGCGCTAAGCGCTGAGCTAACACTGACTACACCTGTTGGAGCTCACCTGCTCGTTGCAGGCCTTCGTAGTTTTCGGTTTTCTCCGGGTAACTGCGACTTCTTTGCTCTTCATGTCTGAAATGAGGAGGAAGGACTGTGATGTTGTTGTGTCCTCTCTCGTTCAGGTTGATCCACacagagtgagagacagagacgatGTTTGAAAGTGTTGTCACAGGTAAAAACTCTGTGCTGTTCCACATTTAAGAAGGTCCCCTGTTTTAAATGAAGCTTTATTCCTATTTTTAAGCACACTGACACCGGCAGtgagtcctgtgtgtgtttgtctgcagtgtCGTCAGCCGAGCGTCAGCAGGTGCTGGGAGCTCTGGAGCGTCTGCAGGCCAAactggagcagagggaggaatggAGCCACAGCGACACGCTGGCCAACCTGACGGAGACGCTGCAGAGCCCACTGTTCAGCCACATCCTGACCCTGCAGCACTCCATCAAACAGCTCCGAAACCAGGTCTGCCACAAAACAGGCAGTGTGTTTACAGGCGCCCTCCAAAGAGTGGACCTGGGGGAACCACAGTTCTCCTACAGTTGAACTAAACCATGTTCTTTTTTAAAGAAACTGTTTCTAAGGCCACGTTAGGACCACCTCCTAAGACCTTAGCAATAATCAGGTGACAGCTTCAACCTGGACACCGAGAAACTATAGCCCCAGGTGTTCCTAATGAAGTGGCCAGACAACTGGACTtcatttcagtgtctgtgtcatgTCTTGATAAATGTATGTAGACTAGCTTTACGCAAGTGTGACAGTGTCGCAGTAACAAGGTAACACAAAACTTCTGACCATCAACATTGGTTCTATTAGTTCCTCTTAATGAGTTGCAGTGACACAAACCATATGATCAGTGTGAATATATGAATcggtgttttctgtgttttcaatGTCATTGCATCAGTGATTTTCCAGCTGTGTTTACATTAGCGCCGCAGCCTGATGACTGTTTCCCCTCAGCTCTGACAGGTGTTGACAGCCTATCAGGTATCAATACCAGTCCGGCTCAACACTGTGACCTGTGAGTGGGTTGTGGGGGTGCATAAATCCGCTCCACGTCTCCATCTGTATTCAGCTGCAGCTCGCTTTAACGCAGAGCCCTTACGTTAAACAATGTGCAGGCCAAATTAAGATAATGGCAATAACCAACATCAGGCTTCATATTCTAAGTGCTGCGAAGGTCAGAGCTGAGTCTATGAAGCCGTGGAGGGTACATGAAGCAGGGACTCCTCtccttctttatttattttccctcctcccccagctcTCTGCGGATCTATCAAGCTTTAATATCTAGTGTCTTGGTTTGAGTAACGGCCTTGTCGAGGCGGTATTGATGAAATGGCTCAGGATCCTGCTCCGTCAGCCTGGCCTAAATAAGCCGCAGACTGATAAGTTTCCACAATGTGAGTGTAAAGGTCATTAATACATTACCTGTTCAGAGagaaagagctgcagaggaatctattgatttcttcctctcctcccacttACCCCCCGGCCGTACTACCTCGTTTTTCCCCTTCACGTCTTTCTTTGTTGTCAACAGCGTCCTTGCATTTAGTGGAGTCTCTGCCTCGTGTTTGTTCTGGTGGTGAGAGCTGAGGCCGTTGGACGGTCCTGTTCACCTCAGAAACAAAGCGGTATGTGGTCACAAGCCACATTCCTGTGATTGTAGCAGCGTCCTCCCTGGTGCTGCTTCTCTCACCTCAGCTGAACCGCCTGCTTTGGGACTTGTGCCCATTCAGGCACAAGTGCATCAGTGAGGCTGAGTTTacagtgatttactgtaaaactgaGATCGAAGAAGCTATGACCAGAGGAGAATAAATCTGCTTTCCAAAAGCCACATTTGGCTGCAGTCTGAGCTATAAAAACAGGCCACAGATTCACCTCTGAAAGTTTCTTCTGCTATGAATCTGTCTGCAGATTTTCCCAAAAGCAGTTTTTGTGGAACTCCAGATATGACTGCTGTAGTTTGTGCACAACAACTTTTCTGCAACTAAACCATTTTTTACCCTTTTCTGAAACTCACAAGCTGAAATCCATCAAGATTTTCCAAATTTACGAGTCATGAAAACAACTACAAGCTTTAAATTGACTTGCTCTTAATAAGCTTAGGATGCTTCTGGCTTTAGTTGGACCTACATACAGGTGAGGCCATTTCTAAAGCACTCTACTCTTGACATGTTACCCATTCATATGTTCTGTTCTGGTTCAGTCCACTCTGACCAGGAGGACAGATCCGGAGTTCATAGGATGAGTTGGGTTGAACCACCTCTGTGCAGATGAAACTGTCATAAATCTGAAACGTTGCTTGTTGTGACATTTTGTCTTTCATGTCTTCTCTGTGATTGAAGTGCTTGTGTCAAATGACTGAAAGTATGTTTCCTCCTGCCTTTAGCTGAGCAGTCTGCCTCCCGATGCCTGCAGTGACTTCAGTTTCTCCAGAAAGGGTCAGCTGATTATGAGCGCCGTTAATCCGGCCAGCAGCCTGGCTGCACCTACGCTGTCTGCCGGCGCCTCCTCCATCCTGACCAATGGCTCGTCTCCATTCATCCATCAGACGTCTGACTTGCTGCAAAAGTGGATCTTTACCGCTGCCAAGGTGAGGGAACATCCTTGTCCACACTGACACCCGCTGtttgaggtaaaaaaaaaaaaatggagtcACAACTAAATATGCAGAAATGTAATGCAGTACAATACCTGTTCCTTTAATTTGTAGTGAATTAAAAGCAAGCTAGAATGTGCAGAACCACAGTACCTCAGAGGTGTATGTAAGTACTGTACACCTAAAAAAATTTCTGGCATCTGAGCGGATCCGTCTGTCGTAGGGCCGTCACACTGAGCTGGTCCGGCTGACTCGTCCTCTGGTTGGAGGTCTGGGCTTCAGCGTGGTCGGTCTGAACCCAGAGGGGACCAGCAGTCAGGGAGTCTTTGTCAAACACATCCAGCCTGGAGGAATCGCACACAGGTACATCAACAGAGGCTAAATGTCAGTTTTTACtgctttattatttcaaaactACACGCTGTTGGTTCCACACAGCCACAAGCAGCAATAACATAAAGTACAGGTGGTTTAAGATGAATTGGCGCCGTGCAGAAACATAAATACCGCACAGCGCTGCACATCATCATTTATACTCAATGTGTTCATACTTATGTGTGAGGATTATCTGCTGAATCTGCTGCTCTTCAGCTTCAGTGAGTTTgactgtgtgcgcgtgtgacaTACAGATCACATACAGATCAGCTGTAAGGCACCTTACACGTGGTGTTTCTGCTAAAAGCACACTTTTTTATTACAAGTTCAGTCTTTTGTATTAAGAAGCCAAATGTAAACAGCACAACATTTTCCTTAATTTATCATTTCACAGATCGTTACCTCGTAGCATCTACTAAAGCTgttattaaatgaatgaatgaatttgttgctactgtatgtgctgaaaTGTGGTGGCTGCAGGGACGGACGCCTGCAGGAGAAAGACCAGGTCCTGGTGATAAATGGGAGTCCCCTGGAGCCAGGGATCAGCCAGCAGCATGCCCTcaacctcctgcagcagcctggagacatggtggagctggtggtggcCAGAGACCTGCCAGCATCATCACCCAGCTCGCCCTTCACCACGGTAGGAAACATCTGGAGTACTCTCAAATGACCTGTGATGAGTCTCAGGAAAAGCTTTGGTTTGGTTCCACTGTTTAACTGGACTTTTTAATTCTGGGTTCAGCCATTAAAACCATGAAGGCTTCTTTAACACAGCTTTTCACCTTGTAAATTTAAAAGCTGAAAGGTGTGAAATCTCCAATTTAGGATCGGTAACCTCCAGGATATTAAGGCGTCACAGTTCTAAAGTGAAAGCTCTGTTGATGAaattctcatttgctttttattttggaacAAAACCTGAATAGAGGTTGAAGTTTGTGCAAATGTGTATGCGGATTTAATTGTTGTTGAGTTTATAGCACCGCTTATTTTTGAAGACTGATCCTAAATCAGCTGAAGCACAGAAACCAGCCTCATCCAGCAGCTTGGCTGGTGCTCAACACAAGCGCTGCTGAGAAGGCGTCGATCATAGCTGGAGGTCACTTTGTATCAAAGTGAGACCTCCTGTTAAGATAAGCTGTAAGTCTGCTGACATTGACTCATGATTTTTATGACCTTAAAGTCCATAAGAAATCAAGTTAGCGCTGCACCTGCAGCATCGCTTCTGACAATATGTATTTAAATCTGTGACAAGATGCAATCAATGAATGTCGACATGCCAGGGAGAGAGTGCCAACAGGAAGCGGTGACTGAGACAAGTCCTCATGCAGAACCATGTTTAGCTACACAGGGagcgtgtgctgcccagtcaaTAGAAAATCCATGGAAACTTAAGATTCCTGAAGGACAAAGAAGAAACTGGCATCTGGGGCCAACAGCCTGGTTTCAGCTCATCACCTGCCAGACACAGACTGgagctgtgtacacacacacacacacacacacacacacacacacacacacacacacacacacagtccaagtGTGTGTCCCCATTCCTCTGGTTGTGTTGTTCTGAGACTCTGAGGCAACTGGACAGGTCACATGACCAAGGTGCTTGGATTTGCCCAGAGAATCAGCAGGTTTAGACTCTTAGACTTGGACAGTAGAAGATAAATGAACATTAACTTAACACCCTGTTgcctgtaaatgttttatgtgtGGATCAATGTATCTTGTCCTAAGTGGGACATTTCTTACTACTAGCtccagctggtggtggtggctgCCTGTTACTGAATCAGACGTGGAGATTTGTGAGGActgactttttaaaaaaaaccaaATGGTTTTGGTAAAACggccgaggagctgctggagtggaGCAGGTCTGGGCCCAGGATCACAGGTTAGCTGCAGCCATAATTGTTCTGCCCCGCTCTATTGTCAGGTCATTATCACACAGAATTACACTGGCCTTCTTGTTtgttcccttcctcctcccggtTGGACCGTGGCCATGTTGCATACCGGGCCTCTgatcctcctccttttgttttattcGTGTCCCGTTTTTATCGAGGTCACGTTTAATGGAGCTGTGGGCATAAAAACACTCTGGATGGGGCTTTATTGCCGTTCTCCAGCctggctggctgactgtctCCCAAAGCCAAGTCTGCTGTTCTGGTCCAGTCCAGACAGCTCAGACCTCTGTGTTCTGCCTTTGAGTTTCTCGGTTCCTGGATCTGCTGGAATCAGCCTGACGCAGTCAGAAAACCCGTCTCTTTAAAGTGTCTCGTAAAGGAGGATATAAATCAATATGTCGGTTGCGGTTTTTACAACTTTCCTGTATTTAGTGAATATTATATCAGCATCGATTAGGATAGTGTGTCAGCAAATGCACTCAGGAGTTTAGCTTTAATTTATGATGCTCCTAAAAATGACGAAGGCAGAAAGAaagggaataaaaaaataacggATTGTGTAATTAAAGAAACCTGAAGAGACTTTAAACTTGGAGAAACTGAACTTAGAGAAGTTAAATAGAGTTACCGTCAGCatgtttacagtacatctgtGGTTGACTCACAGCATTGGATCATCAGTGCATTCTGGGCAATCGTGTGCCATGGATGAACCGATGTTGACAGTATATTGTCTCTCAGCTGCTTAGTCTTTTTATCTAGAGCCCAAATTAGTTGAAGACTTAAGACGAGATCTGAAAGTGCAGATCCAAGAAGTTATGTGGATGAGTGAAGCGACCCTCTAGATGATTCACAACCTTCAGTCATCCTAGCCAGGGTTCTGAGGAAGTACTTCACACCTGAAGGACCTGTCTTAGGAAACGGATCCACAGCGGTAGGTGGTTCTGGTCGGTTCAGTTACAGCCCCTGATCCACTGATGGCTGAGCTGCGTCCCAAGAAGCTGAACAAAAGAACCAGTGCAGTCAACAAATGTCTAGTGTTCGTTGATATCGAACTCCGTTCCAGCGCAGTGGTACCACACCTGTAAACGCCCGATTCACGTTGGATGATGGTATCGCAAAATGAGGccgtcagaacagcagctttaaCCCAGGTTCACTGAGGTGGAACTGGCTTCACCGTCTGTCAGTGTGGAGAAGCAGAGTAATTTAACACGTAACAAACCCTCTGCAGTAACTGATCCTCTCCTGAGAAAAGAGTGAACTACTGTTTGAAAGTGAAGCATTCAACATTCAGCCTGATTCGACTTTATCGGGCAAACGGCTTCTTCCAGCGTCGTGGGATtagcggaggaggaggcttgTTTCATTAGACAGAGGAAGACCTCTTATCAGATCACAGCTGTAATGAGAGACCAGACCCACCACTGGTTCcatcctctgtgtgtgcgcCAGCAGgaatctgctgcagcctctcattGATCAGCAGCTGATATCAAACAGGAGGAAACACTCTCAGCTGGTAATTACCTGCTGAGGTTGGGTTTAACGACCTTTCACCTCGGGACGGACAGGACAGTCAGTCAGCCTCTGAAGAGCTGCTGCTCCGCCAACAGGAGGAAACGAAAAACATCGTCATTAAGAGCATAACAGTGAAATCCGCCCCTGGGACTAATAAAAGGCCACATGTCTCTGTTTGTGGTTGATGaacctacagtataataaatTATTCAGGGTCAACTGCTGATCTGCTGAAAAGAAGCTGGGGTCGATTAGTCGCCTGCATCAGTGACCGACATCCTGGACTTGATCTTATTAAAGTTCGCCTCAGCACCTGTTGTCTTGTGCTGCAGGACCAGTGGGGTCACGTGCAGGAGATCGAGCTGGTGAACGATGGCTCAGGTTTGGGCTTCGGCATCGTGGGAGGAAAGATGGCTGGAGTGGTGGTCAGGACCATTGTCCCCAACAGCATCGCTGACAGGGTGGGTCCAAAGAAGAGCTTGCCagctttgatgatgatgatgatgataatggcTTAATGACATGCTGTGGTTAAAATAAAGATATGCAATTTtatgcctcctgctgctcttcatgtACCGTGTGTTCCTGTCCCATCAGGACGGACGCCTCCGTACAGGTGACCACATCCTTCGCATCGGGACGACGCCCACCACAGGCCTCACCAGCGACCAGGTGGTCAAGGTGCTGCAGGGTTGTGGGAACCGTGTGACCATGCTCATCGCCAGAGACCCGCAAGGTCACAGGTCAACAGCCCCAGCTCCCCCACCACCTCCAGATTCTGCCCCTGTGGCCTCCTTAccccctctgacctctgacctgcctCCAAGACCCCTCAGCAAGACAGTGAGCGAGAGGCCTTGTTTTCCTCTTATGCTGCGCTTATGTAAACTGGGATGTCTGAGCTCAACGTGTTGGCTTGACCTGTGTTTCAGCCCAACCTAGAAGGATATGAGATCCACGAGGTTCCTCTAACCAAGAACAACGGCCAGAGCCTCGGCATCTCTATCATTGGCCACAATCCTCTGACCAGCCAAGGTAGGAGGCAAACAAACTGCTTATCCTGGTGCTTGGATGCAGCGTTGGGGCTATTCCAGTCAAGGAGATGTCTGACTTACATTGAAAAGGGCTTTTAATTGACTTTTATACACAGCTCATCACAGGAATCATCAGCTGATCAATGCATTGTACAGCTCGGTTCAGCCTCTCACACTTTTTAGATGCAGTAGGTGTGTTTGTGAAGAACGTGGTTccaggcagcgctgcagatCAGAGTGGAAACATCCGGGTCTACGACCGACTGATTGCTGTAAGTGTCATCCCTGGCCAAGCTTGAACTCTTGGTGTTTAACAGCTTCAGTCTTGAGCCAGTGTTTTCTTAGAGGCTTTTCTTAGTTTTTTAGAGCTCTGTCCTGTTTCGTCTTATGTCTTTTCCTCTGGCTTCATATGTCTGCAGCTGGACGGTGTCAGTCTTCATGGCATGACCAATCAAGAAGTGCTGCAAGTGATGAAGCAGACGGGTGAGACTGTTGTTCTTACTGTGGTCAGGAGGAGAGTTAGACACCTGGAGAGATCCCTGGACAAAGGTAGGGAGCCCACCTTCTGCCGTTGGCACTCAGCTCAGTTAATCTGAACGTTTGCCGTTTTCCTGAGCTACCAAACCGGGCCTAAATCAACCTGCTGAGAAAGTACAGCTGTGGAGCTGGAAATCTATGCTCAGACCAACGTCATTTGATTCATATAAATGTTCATTCATTTGTTGTATCGTGTGATCTGCGTTAGTGCTTTTAACTTTACCTTGGAGCTGTAATGCGTTCATGTGTATTAATCTCGCTCTGCTACCTCTGTGTCCGTCTTCAAATCTGAGCTCTGAGGCTTCAGGTCCCTCCTGTGGTTCCCAGATGTTACTGGGTCATAATGGTCATTATGTGATCGAGTTTACAAAGTTTTCACTCTGTTTAGAAATATTTGTTGAATCTAATATTATTTGTTTAACCTTTAGTATTAATGATGGATAATGGaaacttattattattacacattgAAAACACATccttaaaataataaacacagacttgtattaatatatttatagtCATTTCTGAAGTTTCTGTGCTTTATATCAACATTTCAACTTAAACAATAGGATGTATAATGAtacagagagctgaatgtgaagtTTTCAGGCATTAATAAATTAATGTGGAACACGGTGAAGTGAAAATGGTCTGCTATAACCAGACTCTGCTCCTGTTTAAATGTGTTCCAGCTCTTCTTCCTATTCCCTGTCTGCAGCCTCTCTCAGCCAGATTAAGATGACAAATTTGTTTACAAGTCAGTGTAATTTTCCCAAACTCTGCACAGAAAGTCTGAttcctcctccgcctgcagCCACAGAGATTAATTAACCCGGTTCAGGTCATTTTTTTTGTGCTGCCAGCGGCCTGAACCGGTCGGCCTCCAGGCCAGAGCGAGTGTAGGGCTCTTATCTTCTCCAAACGTCTTTTGTTTCATtactgacaaacacagagaactGGAAACCAGCTGCGCTCAGCCTCAAGTTTTTAACCTTTTCTATATTCTGGCCATTTCTGTGCTTCCCTATCTACACACACCTATGATGAACTGTGATGGTCctgaacaggaaaataaaatccAATTTACAGATTTGCAGCAGTATGTTCAGGGaggaggttaaaggtcagagcATCCTCAGTGCATTTACATGCACTCAGCCGGGCCTGTAGAAATATTGAGGCCACCAGCTGTCAAACAAAGCCTCACCTTGGTACTGAATTATGAGCTCCTGTTCTACAGGAACACTGCCTATTGGTGAGAAGCTGCACTAAACAAAGTCACCTTAAACATGCTCCAGACTTTTTGAGCCCAGCATTAGCACTTTGACTTGGGTGATGAGACACTATGGAGTCATTAGATGTTACTGAATAACCAGacctttgctttgtgtgttgcagtggaGAGGGGCTCTTCACATGTGTCTCTGAGGAGGTCGTTGGAGGTGAAGGCTCACTCAGCGGGCTTTAGCCCCACAATGATGAATCTGGAACCAGAGTACACGGCACAACCAATCAGAGGTGAGCCCACACGGCCCAGACTGGTAGCACCATGCACAACAGTGGTCCCCAACCCCCAGGCCATTTgacaccaggctgctgctgaagccttcAAGCCGCTCCACTACTTGGAGACTAAGCGTTCTACATATACATTAAACTACATTAAACTGGAAGATGGCGCAGAAACTCGCTGATGTACAGAAGAAATGAGGACCCACTGAGCTGCGGGGCGGAGACGACCCGACCCCTTCTGTGGTGGTGAacagagaaaagctgcagctgtgcatt from Betta splendens chromosome 4, fBetSpl5.4, whole genome shotgun sequence includes:
- the tm2d1 gene encoding TM2 domain-containing protein 1, with translation MASSRRWSVCLRSGMWSLLFYSTYAHLKLVLAQDVDSCENLRLGQYLCRGPRINEATQEPENCKDRIALVECLPAPNISCLLSNGTEFRFSGDEVGFNKTIPCRNVSGYSYKVAVALSLFLGWLGADRFYLGYPALGLLKFCTVGFCGIGTLIDFILVAMQIVGPADGSNYIVDYYGARLTRLSITNQTYRKPHLSL